The Rheinheimera mangrovi genome contains the following window.
GCCGAATGACTTGTACATAGAGCATAAAAAACTCGGTGGTATTTTAGTGGAGCTGGCCGGGCAAACTCATGCCCAGTGTGATGTCGTTATCGGGCTAGGCTTAAATATCCGGATGCCGGATCACACCGATAAAGCCGTAGACCAGCCCTGGGCTGATTTAACTTCGGCTTTGGGGAAGCCGATAGACCGTAATTTATTGGTGGCTTTGTTGCAACATCAGTTGGTGCTGGAATTACAACAGTTTAGCCAGCAGGGTTTTGCGCCCTATGTGCAGGAATTTAATCTGTTGGATCAATTTGCCGGTGAGCAAGTGACTTTATCCAGTGGCAGTCAAACCATCACTGGTTTTTGCGTTGGTGTGGATGCACAGGGGGGGCTGGTGCTGGATATCAATGGCCAGAAGCAAAGCTTTTATGGCGGTGAACTTAGCTTAAGAAAGGCGCTTTGATGGAATTATTACTGGATATAGGCAATAGCCGAAGCAAAGCCCGTTTACATGATGTTGGTTTGCTTACGGAAATTCAGCTGGAAAACATCAGTGCAGAGCAGTGGTCGTCAATCACTGCTGTGTATTGCGCCAGTGTTGCAGCAGACAGCCGGGTACTGGCAATACGTGATCAAATCCCGCCTGCAATTCCTTTTATCCAAATCCGCAGTGAAGCTGAGGCATTTGGGGTGACCAACAGTTATCAGCAGCCAGATTTATTGGGCGTCGACCGTTGGCTGGCTTTAGTGGCGGCAGCAGAGTTGTGCACGAATGCAGATCTGCTAATAGCTGACGCAGGTACAGCCTTAACCATTGATTGGTTAAGCGCTGCGGGTGTGCATCAGGGCGGATGGATTTTGGCTGGGCAAAAACTGCAGCAAGAAGCGGTGTTAAGCAAAACAGCCAAAGTATTTTCAGCAGAGCTGGAAACAGAGCAGTTATCACCTGCAACTGATACCGCCACAGCTTTATATCAAGGCGCTATTGCTGCTTTAGTCGGTGCTATTCGTCAAGCATGGGCAATTAAGCCAACCCAACTGATTATTTTAACGGGTGGTGATGCGCTGCTTCTGCAAAAATACCTGACCGATCTGCCTGTTCGGCTCGAACCTCAATTGATCTTTCAGGGATTAGCCCGTTATATTCAGCCGAATTGACCATTTTGTGTACTTATTGAGCATTCAGGCCAGAATTTATAAGTTTTTTTTTATTTCCTGTTGCGTGGGGTGGGGCATTCCACTAGAATTCGCACCCACTGACGTAGTGCCGCTTTAGCTCAGTTGGTAGAGCAACTGACTT
Protein-coding sequences here:
- a CDS encoding type III pantothenate kinase; the encoded protein is MELLLDIGNSRSKARLHDVGLLTEIQLENISAEQWSSITAVYCASVAADSRVLAIRDQIPPAIPFIQIRSEAEAFGVTNSYQQPDLLGVDRWLALVAAAELCTNADLLIADAGTALTIDWLSAAGVHQGGWILAGQKLQQEAVLSKTAKVFSAELETEQLSPATDTATALYQGAIAALVGAIRQAWAIKPTQLIILTGGDALLLQKYLTDLPVRLEPQLIFQGLARYIQPN